A region of Oncorhynchus kisutch isolate 150728-3 linkage group LG29, Okis_V2, whole genome shotgun sequence DNA encodes the following proteins:
- the LOC109874401 gene encoding Kv channel-interacting protein 1-like isoform X2, with translation MGAVVGTLTMQTKQRRRPSRDKIDDELEMTMVCHRPEGLEQLEAQTNFTKRELQILYRGFKNECPSGVVNEETFKHIYAQFFPHGDASTYAHYLFNAFDTTNNGSIKFEEFVMGLSTLLRGTMREKLEWTFHLYDINNDGYINREEMTEIVRAIYDMMGKYTYPALKGDVPKQHVDAFFQKMDKNKAGVVTLEEFIVACQEDEMMMRSMQLFENVM, from the exons ACAAGATTGATGATGAGTTGGAGATGACCATGGTGTGTCACAGGCCTGAGGGTCTGGAGCAGTTGGAGGCCCAGACCAACTTCACCAAGAGAGAGCTACAGATCCTCTACCGCGGCTTCAAGAAT GAGTGTCCGAGTGGAGTGGTGAATGAAGAAACATTTAAACACATCTACGCCCAGTTCTTCCCCCATGGAG ATGCCAGCACTTACGCTCATTATCTCTTCAATGCATTTGACACAACAAACAATGGATCCATTAAGTTTGAG GAGTTTGTAATGGGACTGTCTACACTGCTGCGGGGCACTATGAGAGAGAAGCTGGAGTGGACTTTTCATCTTTACGACATCAACAATGATGGATACATTAACAGAGAG GAGATGACTGAGATTGTGAGGGCCATTTACGACATGATGGGGAAATATACCTACCCTGCACTCAAGGGAGATGTCCCTAAACAGCATGTGGATGCTTTTTTCCAG AAAATGGATAAAAACAAAGCTGGAGTTGTGACTTTAGAGGAGTTCATTGTCGCATGCCAGGAG gATGAAATGATGATGAGATCCATGCAGCTCTTCGAAAATGTGATGTAA
- the LOC109874010 gene encoding nucleophosmin isoform X1, with amino-acid sequence MDEEQMGPQTFLYGCELKSGKDVVFNPEEDDFEHQLDLRMVCVDPSTKDELHVVEVEGQNAEGEKVKAVLAALKPSTLPSVCLSGFAITSPAVFRLKAGSGPIHISGQHLVMMGGDQTFDEDDDEEEAVQMPKKRAASVPALKSQKKMKMDDYEEDDDEESEAEETPVKVKKTPSKPQTPAQNGKGHKANTPAGKQSNMPGDKNGQTPKATPKTPQTPKPVLTIPELKAKMKATMEKGVNLPKLQPKFESFVKNSFRVTDTKAMAELWKWRQTVEDKK; translated from the exons ATGGACGAGGAACAAATGGGGCCACAGACCTTTCTCTATG GGTGTGAGTTGAAATCTGGGAAGGATGTTGTCTTCAACCCAGAAGAGGATGACTTTGAGCACCAACTGGACTTAAGGATG GTGTGTGTGGACCCCAGCACCAAGGATGAGCTGCATGTTGTAGAGGTGGAAGGACAGAACGCAGAGGGTGAGAAGGTGAAGGCTGTGCTAGCTGCGCTCAAACCCTCCACCTTGCCAAGT GTGTGTCTTAGTGGGTTCGCAATCACATCCCCAGCAGTTTTCCGTCTCAAGGCTGGTTCTGGTCCAATCCACATCAGTGGCCAACACCTTGTCA TGATGGGAGGAGACCAAACTTTCGACGAGGACGACGATGAAGAGGAAGCGGTACAAATGCCCAAGAAAAGGGCTGCATCAGTACCAGCACTTAAATCTCAG AAGAAGATGAAGATGGATGACTATGAGGA GGATGATGATGAGGAGAGTGAGGCTGAAGAAACTCCTGTTAAG GTTAAGAAGACTCCGTCCAAACCTCAAACTCCTGCCCAGAATGGAAAGGGCCATAAAGCCAACACACCAGCTGGCAAACAG TCAAATATGCCTGGTGACAAAAATGGCCAGACCCCCAAAGCAACCCCTAAAACACCTCAGACCCCCAAACCAGTCCTCACCATCCCTGAGCTGAAGGCCAAGATGAAGGCGACTATGGAGAAG GGAGTGAACCTGCCTAAACTCCAGCCCAAGTTCGAGAGCTTTGTGAAGAACAGCTTCAGAGTCACAGACACCAAG GCAATGGCTGAACTGTGGAAGTGGAGACAGACTGTGGAagacaaaaaataa
- the LOC109874010 gene encoding nucleophosmin isoform X2, producing the protein MDEEQMGPQTFLYGCELKSGKDVVFNPEEDDFEHQLDLRMVCVDPSTKDELHVVEVEGQNAEGEKVKAVLAALKPSTLPSVCLSGFAITSPAVFRLKAGSGPIHISGQHLVMMGGDQTFDEDDDEEEAVQMPKKRAASVPALKSQKMKMDDYEEDDDEESEAEETPVKVKKTPSKPQTPAQNGKGHKANTPAGKQSNMPGDKNGQTPKATPKTPQTPKPVLTIPELKAKMKATMEKGVNLPKLQPKFESFVKNSFRVTDTKAMAELWKWRQTVEDKK; encoded by the exons ATGGACGAGGAACAAATGGGGCCACAGACCTTTCTCTATG GGTGTGAGTTGAAATCTGGGAAGGATGTTGTCTTCAACCCAGAAGAGGATGACTTTGAGCACCAACTGGACTTAAGGATG GTGTGTGTGGACCCCAGCACCAAGGATGAGCTGCATGTTGTAGAGGTGGAAGGACAGAACGCAGAGGGTGAGAAGGTGAAGGCTGTGCTAGCTGCGCTCAAACCCTCCACCTTGCCAAGT GTGTGTCTTAGTGGGTTCGCAATCACATCCCCAGCAGTTTTCCGTCTCAAGGCTGGTTCTGGTCCAATCCACATCAGTGGCCAACACCTTGTCA TGATGGGAGGAGACCAAACTTTCGACGAGGACGACGATGAAGAGGAAGCGGTACAAATGCCCAAGAAAAGGGCTGCATCAGTACCAGCACTTAAATCTCAG AAGATGAAGATGGATGACTATGAGGA GGATGATGATGAGGAGAGTGAGGCTGAAGAAACTCCTGTTAAG GTTAAGAAGACTCCGTCCAAACCTCAAACTCCTGCCCAGAATGGAAAGGGCCATAAAGCCAACACACCAGCTGGCAAACAG TCAAATATGCCTGGTGACAAAAATGGCCAGACCCCCAAAGCAACCCCTAAAACACCTCAGACCCCCAAACCAGTCCTCACCATCCCTGAGCTGAAGGCCAAGATGAAGGCGACTATGGAGAAG GGAGTGAACCTGCCTAAACTCCAGCCCAAGTTCGAGAGCTTTGTGAAGAACAGCTTCAGAGTCACAGACACCAAG GCAATGGCTGAACTGTGGAAGTGGAGACAGACTGTGGAagacaaaaaataa
- the LOC109874401 gene encoding Kv channel-interacting protein 1-like isoform X3 produces MLPDKIDDELEMTMVCHRPEGLEQLEAQTNFTKRELQILYRGFKNECPSGVVNEETFKHIYAQFFPHGDASTYAHYLFNAFDTTNNGSIKFEEFVMGLSTLLRGTMREKLEWTFHLYDINNDGYINREEMTEIVRAIYDMMGKYTYPALKGDVPKQHVDAFFQKMDKNKAGVVTLEEFIVACQEDEMMMRSMQLFENVM; encoded by the exons ATGCTTCCAG ACAAGATTGATGATGAGTTGGAGATGACCATGGTGTGTCACAGGCCTGAGGGTCTGGAGCAGTTGGAGGCCCAGACCAACTTCACCAAGAGAGAGCTACAGATCCTCTACCGCGGCTTCAAGAAT GAGTGTCCGAGTGGAGTGGTGAATGAAGAAACATTTAAACACATCTACGCCCAGTTCTTCCCCCATGGAG ATGCCAGCACTTACGCTCATTATCTCTTCAATGCATTTGACACAACAAACAATGGATCCATTAAGTTTGAG GAGTTTGTAATGGGACTGTCTACACTGCTGCGGGGCACTATGAGAGAGAAGCTGGAGTGGACTTTTCATCTTTACGACATCAACAATGATGGATACATTAACAGAGAG GAGATGACTGAGATTGTGAGGGCCATTTACGACATGATGGGGAAATATACCTACCCTGCACTCAAGGGAGATGTCCCTAAACAGCATGTGGATGCTTTTTTCCAG AAAATGGATAAAAACAAAGCTGGAGTTGTGACTTTAGAGGAGTTCATTGTCGCATGCCAGGAG gATGAAATGATGATGAGATCCATGCAGCTCTTCGAAAATGTGATGTAA